The window ACATTCTTCTTTGCGCGCATAATTGAAGAGAAATTTTCCGTGAAGGAATCAATCCAGGCAGCGTAATCCTGTTTCAAGGCTCCACTTGCCTTGACTAGATCACGCGCCTTCTGTAAGCCCCATTCCGCGGCAGCACGCTTTTCCTGGACCGGATAACGCCAGTCCTCTATCCATTCTGCGACTGAATTGGTTCTGCCATACGCACTGAAAAAAACAGCAAGCTGATGTCTGCACAGGCCTTGGCCCGGACACGAGCACTCACTCATCTCGGGAAATAGCAGCTCAAGGGTTACCTTGACAGGCACAACATCCTGAACTGTCGCAGTAATGGTTTCTTCATCCATTCGCAGTTGTGATACTAATCCCTGGCGGTAAAGCAGCATTCCCTTTTGCATCAGGCGCGCATCCTCTTCCGAATGTGGCGAAAGCATATCCTGGATTTTATCGGATGCCATCGCAAGCCCTTCATTCCGCATCGGTACACACCTCTTTCTCTTTTTGGCTAATAGGAAAATATTGAATGCCTATTTCCCTGATACTTGGCCATTCGCCAACAGTACAGGGAAATTAATTTTATATTGCTATGCCCGTATTGATTTCTAAAAACGAACATTTATATTCATTTCAACCAGCATGCAACATTGCCCGGTAATGCACCGGTTAAATTTTACACATATGCTACAGTGGCTTGTTTGCCAGTGCCACGGAAGGACCAATGGCACGCTGCGGAAACTATGCCGCATTTGGAGGGCTTCGTTGCTCCAAGCTGTTGCAGCGGCACCCTTATTCTAATCCCGGTGAATCCATATACAACGGTAAGCCGGACTAACACTTAGCGTTTGAATGTACGCTCTACTGTATTGGTAGTTATCACTTTATTATACCCCAAATTAGCGGAGAGTAGGAGACCCTTCAGGCATAGCACTGAAATTGACTCTTTCTCCTTTAAAAACAAAATAATCTCTCTATGTAATCATTCCTTTTGATTTTAAGTGTTCTTTTTAAGTTTTCATCAGCTCTTTCCACTGATTTACCCAAATCGCTTCCTCTTTTTCTCTAGAATTGAATGTTCATTCATTAACAAATAATTATATTATAATAATGTTATTTTCTTTTCTTAACTTATTAATAGGTTTTAAGTTTGCCGAAAAAGGGGATATTCTTAACACTGGTTTTTGGATGGATTTGCAGGGAAATGCTGACACGAAATTGACAAATATTAAATTTTTGGAAATTCATTTACATTTGACAATATTTTTACTAGAATGATTGAAAAGACTGAAAAAGGAGGGAAAAACTCGAAGTGAAGAACAGTGGAGTAGCAGAAGGCCAAATGCTTTTTTTTGAGATTTTAAAGCGGGCCTACGAAAAGGGTTTAACAGAAACTGAAATGACAACCTGGAAAATGCTTGAAGACTTGAAATTGGACTTGCAAAGTATGCCGATTGCCGAATCGGATCGATTATAGAGAGAATAGAAGGGGAGACGATCCCCTTCTATTTTTTTGCTGAAATAACTATTTTAATATAGTTAAATGGAGCGGGTTATCTTAAAAGCCAATTTCCTCCATAATGGTTTTAATATTTTTCCTGGCTCTATCCCGCCAACTTTTTACCGTTGAAACACTGACGTTTTCTATAGTGGCTATCTCCTGAATAGTCAGTTGGTCCTGGCATGCATATTTCAGCCATTTCATCTGGTTTTTGGTGAGGGAGTTTCCGCAGGCATCAATCAGTTCGGAAATTTCGGTCTCGCCTACAGACAGATCTTCTAATAACTCCCATTGTTCTGGCTTTAGGTGGATGTTCCGTTCAAGTTGATTATGGCATCGGGTTAACTCAATCATCATCCGGCCTTTAATGAAGCGGTAGGCATATGTTTCAAATTTTCCTTTTTCCGGATCAAAGCCTCTTGCTGCCTCCCATAGGGCAATAAGGCCAATTTGATAGAATTCTTCCTTGTTTGTGTAGATGTGAAGAGAACGGATAATGCTGTTGATCATGGGGGTGTATTGGGTTGCGATATGCTCGAAATTTTCAATTTGGCGTTCCACAGTACGTCCCTTTCGGGGAAGCGCGCTTGCCATTTTTATTCCCGGGTAAGTCAACCATATAGCGGCTGGGTTTGGGTGTCGAAATCTATTAATTTACTTTTTATTCCAGGTAAATAAGCCGATTTCAAGCAGAATGATCCTGATAAATGAAAAAATATTGTTTACATAAGTTGAAAAATTAAATTTCCTCTCATTTTGGAATAAGTGAAAATTCTTTCAAATGTCTTTAGGGTATATAGAGAGGCTTTTGGTTTATAGCCATAGCTGAGGCTAACCGATATAATGAAGTAGAATCTTAATTGATAGGGGTTTTTAAAAAAATGGTAGATCGAATTAAAGTGATGACCGTGTTTGGCACACGGCCGGAAGCAATTAAAATGGCGCCGCTAGTCAAAGAACTTGAGAAGCATAAGGATAAAATCGAACCGATTGTGACGGTCACGGCTCAGCATAGGCAGATGCTCGATCAGGTGTTGAGTATTTTTGAGATTGTTCCCGATTATGATTTAAACATCATGAAGGACAGGCAGACGCTTATCGATGTTACTGTAAGGAGCCTGGAGGGTCTAAACGCTGTTTTGCAAGAGGCGAAGCCGGATCTTGTTCTCGTTCATGGCGATACGTCGACCACCTTTGTTGCAAGTCTTGCTGCATTTTATAATTCGATACCTGTTGGCCATGTTGAGGCAGGCTTGCGGACTTGGAATAAGTACTCTCCGTTCCCCGAAGAAATGAACCGACAGCTTACTGGGGTTATTGCGGACCTGCACTTTGCCCCGACCAGGCAATCCCGGCAAAACCTGCTGACCGAAAATAAATTAGCAAATGCGATTTTTGTAACCGGCAATACAGCTATAGATGCTCTGAAAACTACAGTTAAAGAAGATTATTCACATCCTGTACTTGATAAACTGGGCGGTGACCGTCTAGTCCTGATGACAGCTCATAGGCGTGAAAACCTCGGCATTCCTATGGAAAACATGTTCAGGGCTATTAGCAGGCTTGTCGACAAGCATAAGGATATACAAGTGGTATATCCGGTACACATGAATCCGGTCGTAAGAGAAATAGCAGGCAGGATTCTCGGGGATAATCCCCGTATATCTCTGATAGAGCCGCTTGATGTCATTGACTTCCATAACTTTGCCTCACGCGCACATCTGATTTTGACCGATTCGGGGGGAGTCCAGGAAGAGGCGCCTTCACTTGGGGTTCCCGTGTTGGTACTCCGGGATACGACCGAACGGCCTGAAGGGGTGGAAGCTGGCACATTAAAGCTTGCCGGTACGGATGAAGAAACGATTTTTACGCTGGCAGATGAGTTGCTGACGGATGATGAAGCCCATGGGAAAATGGCTAAAGCATCAAACCCATATGGAGATGGTTCAGCTTCGGCTCGAATTGTAGAGGCAATCCTCTATCATTTTAAGCAAGCCGAGCGGCCTGAAGATTTCCAATAAAGTAAACCTTTCATCAATGGGGTTTAATTCCTCCCCGCTAATGGTTAGCCGCGCTAAGCCCGATTGATTTTTCTAAGGAAATATCTTAGTTAACAATCAGATCTAAACGGGCTGTGATTGTTAACCGCATATAAAGCTAAGCCTCTGTCGATACTGGATGGAGGCTTTTTTGTATTTACACTCAATTTGAAACCAGGCAGGTTGAGGAAAACGAGATTATAAATGGAAAAATGAAGAAGCTCCCAAGAGTTTTCTTGGAAGTGAATATGTCCTGCCTGTCCCTCATGAGGCTTATGAAGACGGGAACAGACCAACAAACCATGCCTTACCATCCTTCATAAGGCTTATGAAGACGGGAACAGACCAACAAATCATGCCTTACCGTCCTTCATTAGGCTTATGAAGACGGGAACAGACCAACAAATCATGCCTTACCGTCCTTCATCGGGCTTATGAAGAGGGGCACAGACCGAAAAACCATGCCTTACCGTCCTTCATCGGGCTTATGAAGACGGGCACAGACTAGAAAACATCCTACACTTCAAGCGAGACAGGTCTTGCAGTGTAGATAAGAACCAGAGCGCCATGAAACAAAATGAAGTAATGCGGCCAAACTGACCAACCAGTATTCAATTTAGAGTCTCAGCCTTAAGTCTTAGTGTTCTCTACAATCCCGGCCGGTGGAAAGATACCTTCAAATCGTGTATTGTTAATATAAGGAACCAATATTTACAAATTTATTTTTCGTGTAAAATGAAACAATTCCATGGCCATCAACGTACTAACAGATATAGCTATTAAAGTCGGGAGTCGATCCGTATGAATCCATTTCTTTCATTTTTATTAAGAAGTTCAATAGCTGTCCCTACCGCTGTAACAGCGGGAGCGGTAAGCTTTCTTGGTTTCGATGCAGGATGGCTGCTGTCAACCGGAATTTCGGCGGCTGGCGGGTTTACGGCATACCAATCAGTTGGCATGTACACTAATTCCCAATTCTTGAAGAGGCATAGCCTGACAAGGAAGGAATACCGTTATATTAAAACCAACCTGGAGGAAGGAAAGCGGAAAATCAACCGCCTCCATAGGGCCCTTTTTTCGATAAAAAATCTTCCGTCCCTGAAACAGCGGATTGAGCTGCTGCGGGTAACGAAAAACATTTACAAGCTGACCAAAAATGAACCAAAGCGATTTTATAAAGCGGAACGATTTTACTTTTCACATCTAGATTCTTTAATTGAACTTGCCGAAAAATACGCGTTCCTGTCTGCGCAGCCGAAGCGGAGTCCTGAACTCGAACTTAAGCTTCATGAGACCCAGCGGACGCTTGATGAGCTGACTGACACAATTGAGCAAGATTTATACTATATTATCAGGGATGATATTGACCATCTCGATTTTGAAATTGATGTTGCCAAAAAAGTAATCGCAAATCAAAAGAATATTAAAATCCCTGAAGAAAACAGGAGGCTAAAATGAATCAAAACAATCAACCTTCCATGAATTCGAATAATATTCTTGATGATATTCTTTCAGATCCATTTGGCGCGAATGAAAATCCAGCTGTTGCACCGGCACCAGTTGACGAGGGCGGCAAGCAGGTCCGCCTGATTGATGTCATCCCTGAGGAGAACAAGGCGAAGGCTATCCAGTTAGCAGAGCAGATTGACCCGAAGAACCACCAGGCGATGATTTCATATGGGACGCAGGCGCAATCCAAGCTGCTTTCTTTTTCAAATACGATGCTCGAGCATGTGCAGAAGAAGGATGTAGGGGAAATTGGAGAAATCATTAACGACTTGATGAAGCACCTGTCACATGTGAATCCCGACGAATTGAATCAAGAAAAACGCGGCTTAATTTCACGCATGTTCGGCAAGATGACTGGATCTGTCCAGGAAGTACTGTCCAAGTACCAAAAAACCGGAGCTCAAATAGATCGGATTTCTGTAAAGCTGGACCGAAGCAAAAACACCCTTCTTGCTGATATGGCGCTCCTCGAGAGATTATATGAGCATAACAAAGAGTACTTCAATGCCCTGAATGTGTACATAGCAGCGGGTGAATTGAAGTATGATGAGCTTGTTCAAAAAACTATCCCGGCAATGCGCAGGGAAGCGGAAGTCTCAGGAGACCAGATGAAGGTCCAGGAAGTCAATGATATGATGCAGTTTGCTGACCGCCTTGATAAACGAATCCATGACCTGAAGCTAAGCAGAGAATTGACTGTCCAAAGTGCGCCGCAAATCAGGCTCATCCAGAATACAAACCAGGCGTTAGCCGAAAAAATTCAGTCGTCAATTATGACGGCAATTCCGCTCTGGAAAAACCAGGTCGCGATTGCGTTGACTCTTATCCGCCAGCGCAATGCGGTTGAAGCCCAGAAGCAGGTTGCGAAGACCACAAATGATTTGTTATTAAAGAATGCCGAGATGCTAAAGGCGAACACCATCGAGACTGCGCGTGAAAATGAGCGGGGCATTGTGGAAATTGAAACGCTGAAGCGTACCCAGGAAAGCCTTGTCTCAACCCTTGAAGAGACATTAAGAATTCAGGAAGAAGGACGCACCAAACGCCGCCAGGCCGAGCATGAGCTATCACTCATGGAGAGCAACCTGAAGCAGAAATTGCTGGATATCAAAGGTGAAACGGACCGAAAACGAATCGAATAACCATAGTGAACGCTGCTGGCAACAACGCCTGCAGCGTTTTTTCTGCACCTGTGGATATAAAACAGTTTGTATCTGTTCGACATTTTCTTTAAGTGCGAATTTAGTGAATCACAGAACCTGAAAGGTCTTTTCAGGTTTTTAATCAAACGTTTGATTAAAAACTAGCTTGTCATTTAAGGTAGGTTCCGGTCGAAAATTAACCTTTTTCCATCAAGAAAAACTAATGTCTGGTTAACGCAGATATGGTACGCTAAGAAAAATGAATCAGGAGTATGATTATGGAATTTAATAGAAGATGGTTACTGGGCTGCGGCTTGTTTCTGCTGGCGGTAAACGGTGGGGGTTTTCTGCTTGTACAGCTATTTGGCCAATAATCCAAGCCCAATTGCTTTTGAAAATTAAAAAGTTAGCGGGGAAATGGAATTGATAAACGACTTAACAAAACCGATATCAAAACGGTTATTGCTTTTACTGTTGATCGTGACCGTTGGTTCCGAGTTGGCACTTTATTTCTCTCGGTACAGTTACTTTTTTTCCGAGCTATATGATTCAATTATGATTGTTTCGATATTTCTTGCCTGGAAGCTGCATCCGAGGCTGATGGGACGGACTGGAGCTTATGCCTCCGGAACATTGAGAGACGCGCTCGGGTTGTGTCCCGCGGAGCCTGGCGGAAAGAGGTCATTTTGGCATAAAGGGTATATTTCACAGTTTGCAGCGGTTTTTCTCCTGTTCAATATGGCATCAGCAGTTGTCAATTTTTATTCCTATATTCTTTTTCCGGGCTTTAATGATAACTATCAGGAGTATGTGGAAGAATCGATTGATACGGTTCAGGGCGGCTGGGATTCATTCGCAGATGAAGAGGGTATGGTTGAACCTAATGATACAAACCCGGTATTGGAGTGGTTTGACTTTGCTGGCTACGACTTTTATACCTCTGCACTGGCTGGATTCGAGGAGGTATACCGGCTCGGCTATATGATTCTGTTTTTGTTGCTTTTTAAAAAAATACTCCCATTAAAATGGCGGCAGTGGCCGGGAGAAGTTTTTTTAATGGCTGTTTTGTTTTTAAGCAGTCTTCTGTTTGGAACAGGGCACGCCCTGGATACTCCTCAGCCATGGGATGTGACGATAGGGACGATTGTCACATTTACCAATATGGGGTTGATTCTGGGTATCCTTCTTTTATGGTCACGCAATCTTTGGCTATTAATTGCTGTCCATGGTGTATACGATATTTTGATGACAATTGAATGGTATTATTTTGAGGCAGCTTCCCTTATATTCTCGGGGGCGGTACTTGCAGCCTGGGCAATCGAGGCGGCTATGCGAAAAATAAGTCCGGAGAAGGAAACTGATATTAAGGCAAGCCTATAGAATAATCCAAACGAAAATGCGGAGCTTATCCGCATTTTTTTTATTTATAAGGTGAAGATGTGTAAAAGTAGCAGGGAGATGAAAGAATAATGTAGAATTATGATGAACGATGTCGAAGAGAAGGAGTTTGCAAATGGATCAGCCAATAGTAAATGTTGCCGTGATGGGAAGCTGCGTGACTAGGGACAATTTCAATTCAAAGTTCAACCCATATTATAAAGATATCTATGACTGTGTGCTGACCCAAAATCAGACATCTCTTATTAGCTTGATGTCCAAACCCACTATGTTTAAGGAAGAATATGTAGAAGGAATGGGCAAATACGAAGCATGGAATGTACGGTCAGACTTAAATAAAGAGTTCCTTGAACAAATGAAGGAACTTCAGCCAGACTATTGTATTCTCGACTTTTTCGGCGATATACACTTCGGGGTCCTTGAGCTTGAGGATGGACGTTACATTACAAATAATCGCTGGATGCTATGGAAGACAAGCTACTATAAGGACTTGAAGGAAACAGACAAGATGATAGAGCTTAAAATCGAAAAGGATACTGAACGCTATCTGAAGCTTTGGAAGGAGCATGCAGATCGATTTTTTGCTTTTATGAAAAGTGAAGTTCCAAATTGCGGAATTATTGTACATAAGGCTAGAAACGCCGAAACATATATCACGGATTGTGTGAGAAAACCTTTGAGCACCTCAGGCAAGGTAATGAATATGGACGTCAAGCGCATGAATGAACTTTGGGATGAGCTTGATGATTATATAGTTGAAAAGTACGGTGTGCATACAATCGATTTGAGGCATCGCGACCTGGCCAGCTTTACAGAGCACCCATGGGGTCCATTTTATGTACATTACACAATGGATTATTACCCGGAGTTTCTTGATAGACTTAATAAGATTGTCCTCTTCGACAGGGTTGGGGAGCAGGGACTGCCAGGGAAAATTGTGAAAAACCTCCTTGTACTTGACGAGGAACGGGCAATTGGACAGCCCGATTCCAAGGAACAAGGATATGCATCCTTGACAGAACAATTGGAAAAAACAAAGTCAGAGCTTGCAAAAGCCAGAAAGAAGCTAAACCGATTTGAAACGGAGACTGTCTTCAAGTTTGCAAAACGGAAACTGAAAAAGTATAAAGCCATAAGGAAAGCTTATAAGTTACTAAAGGAATAGAACAAAACGCCTGCAGAACTCTACAGGCGTTTTAGTTTTTGTTTATTTTTTATGTACGCCAAGTTCCAT is drawn from Bacillus sp. FJAT-18017 and contains these coding sequences:
- a CDS encoding DUF6270 domain-containing protein; translated protein: MDQPIVNVAVMGSCVTRDNFNSKFNPYYKDIYDCVLTQNQTSLISLMSKPTMFKEEYVEGMGKYEAWNVRSDLNKEFLEQMKELQPDYCILDFFGDIHFGVLELEDGRYITNNRWMLWKTSYYKDLKETDKMIELKIEKDTERYLKLWKEHADRFFAFMKSEVPNCGIIVHKARNAETYITDCVRKPLSTSGKVMNMDVKRMNELWDELDDYIVEKYGVHTIDLRHRDLASFTEHPWGPFYVHYTMDYYPEFLDRLNKIVLFDRVGEQGLPGKIVKNLLVLDEERAIGQPDSKEQGYASLTEQLEKTKSELAKARKKLNRFETETVFKFAKRKLKKYKAIRKAYKLLKE
- a CDS encoding sigma-70 family RNA polymerase sigma factor, which codes for MERQIENFEHIATQYTPMINSIIRSLHIYTNKEEFYQIGLIALWEAARGFDPEKGKFETYAYRFIKGRMMIELTRCHNQLERNIHLKPEQWELLEDLSVGETEISELIDACGNSLTKNQMKWLKYACQDQLTIQEIATIENVSVSTVKSWRDRARKNIKTIMEEIGF
- a CDS encoding CPBP family glutamic-type intramembrane protease, which produces MINDLTKPISKRLLLLLLIVTVGSELALYFSRYSYFFSELYDSIMIVSIFLAWKLHPRLMGRTGAYASGTLRDALGLCPAEPGGKRSFWHKGYISQFAAVFLLFNMASAVVNFYSYILFPGFNDNYQEYVEESIDTVQGGWDSFADEEGMVEPNDTNPVLEWFDFAGYDFYTSALAGFEEVYRLGYMILFLLLFKKILPLKWRQWPGEVFLMAVLFLSSLLFGTGHALDTPQPWDVTIGTIVTFTNMGLILGILLLWSRNLWLLIAVHGVYDILMTIEWYYFEAASLIFSGAVLAAWAIEAAMRKISPEKETDIKASL
- a CDS encoding toxic anion resistance protein, yielding MNQNNQPSMNSNNILDDILSDPFGANENPAVAPAPVDEGGKQVRLIDVIPEENKAKAIQLAEQIDPKNHQAMISYGTQAQSKLLSFSNTMLEHVQKKDVGEIGEIINDLMKHLSHVNPDELNQEKRGLISRMFGKMTGSVQEVLSKYQKTGAQIDRISVKLDRSKNTLLADMALLERLYEHNKEYFNALNVYIAAGELKYDELVQKTIPAMRREAEVSGDQMKVQEVNDMMQFADRLDKRIHDLKLSRELTVQSAPQIRLIQNTNQALAEKIQSSIMTAIPLWKNQVAIALTLIRQRNAVEAQKQVAKTTNDLLLKNAEMLKANTIETARENERGIVEIETLKRTQESLVSTLEETLRIQEEGRTKRRQAEHELSLMESNLKQKLLDIKGETDRKRIE
- a CDS encoding 5-bromo-4-chloroindolyl phosphate hydrolysis family protein; the encoded protein is MNPFLSFLLRSSIAVPTAVTAGAVSFLGFDAGWLLSTGISAAGGFTAYQSVGMYTNSQFLKRHSLTRKEYRYIKTNLEEGKRKINRLHRALFSIKNLPSLKQRIELLRVTKNIYKLTKNEPKRFYKAERFYFSHLDSLIELAEKYAFLSAQPKRSPELELKLHETQRTLDELTDTIEQDLYYIIRDDIDHLDFEIDVAKKVIANQKNIKIPEENRRLK
- the wecB gene encoding non-hydrolyzing UDP-N-acetylglucosamine 2-epimerase, with the protein product MVDRIKVMTVFGTRPEAIKMAPLVKELEKHKDKIEPIVTVTAQHRQMLDQVLSIFEIVPDYDLNIMKDRQTLIDVTVRSLEGLNAVLQEAKPDLVLVHGDTSTTFVASLAAFYNSIPVGHVEAGLRTWNKYSPFPEEMNRQLTGVIADLHFAPTRQSRQNLLTENKLANAIFVTGNTAIDALKTTVKEDYSHPVLDKLGGDRLVLMTAHRRENLGIPMENMFRAISRLVDKHKDIQVVYPVHMNPVVREIAGRILGDNPRISLIEPLDVIDFHNFASRAHLILTDSGGVQEEAPSLGVPVLVLRDTTERPEGVEAGTLKLAGTDEETIFTLADELLTDDEAHGKMAKASNPYGDGSASARIVEAILYHFKQAERPEDFQ